The following is a genomic window from Haloterrigena salifodinae.
CCAGCGACCACATGTCTGCCGAGTAGAGTTCGACGGCTCCGCCGACCGCCTCGAGCGAGACGCCGGTGCTATCGGGCCGAGTCGGGTAGATTCGGCTGCTCACACTGGTTCGGTCGTTGACGAACACTTCGATGACTGAAGCGTCGACGAGCACGTGCAGGTGCACGATGCCGTCGTCGGACTGGGGTACCTCGTCGATTGACTGCGGATCGGAATTTGCGGCGTCCGAGAGGCTGGAGTGTTCACGATCGACGATCAGACGATTGCCGTCCGTGTACCGGATCGATGTTCGTTCCTCGCTGTCATCGGAGCATGCGACGACAAGCTCGAACGCGTCAGCACCGTCAAGTTCCAGTTCGAGTTGAATTTCCAGTGCGTCGCCAGAGACACCGTCACACGGTGACGGATCGTCCGGGGAGAGCGTCTGACGGTCGATCGTCTCGCGTTCTCCCCGAAGACGAGTGAGTTCCTCGGCCGGCTGCACTACAAGAGTACCGTCGGACGAAAGCGAGAGCGAACGAGGGACAGACATGGCACCAGACCACCCCGCGTCCCACTGCGCGGACGCACTGCGATCCTCACGGATCCAGCCCCACGAGAGGTACCGCCCGTCGCCGTCGGGGATTGATTGGGCGGCGTAGTAGTTCCCGTGATCGAGCGTCCCCGAGTCCTCTCGGTTGAACGTCTGACCGTCGAACGTTCCGAGGAAGTACGCGACCTTGTCGTAGTTCGAGACCTGCAGCAGCTGCAGGTCACCAAAGTCGAGTAGTTCCGGGCACTCCCAGATCGGCCCGTCTTCGTCGCGGTCTCCGACTAGGATTGGACCGACGTACGCCCAATCGAGAAGATCGTCCGACTGATACAACAGCGCCGTTCCACCGGCATCCTCGGTCCCGGAGCCGATGAGGTGATACCAGGTTCCGTCCTCCTTCCAGACGTCGTGGTCGCGAAACTCGGCGTTCCAGTCGTCGTTCGCGAGGATCTGCGGCCGCTCGGGAGGGTCGGTGATGATCGGATTCTGTGGGGACTTCTGCCAGGTATCGAGGTCGTCATCAGCCGCGCGAGCGAGACAGGGGAGCTGATCATGTCCGTCGCCGCCGGTGTAGACGAACGTGGGGACGTCGTCATCAAGTACCGTACAGCCTGACCAACACCCGTGCCGGTCCGGTCCCCCTGCGTCGGGCTCTAGCGCGATGGGCCTATCCTCCCAGTGAACGAGGTCGTCGCTCACCGCATGCCCCCAGTGGATCGATCCGTGGTACGGTCCAGCCGGGTTGTACTGGTAGAACAGGTGATACTCGCCGTTGCATTTGACTAGTCCGTTCGGATCGTTCATCCAGTTTGCCGGTGGCGTAAAATGGTACGAGGGGCGGTGAGGATCATCGTCAATCTCTGTCCTGACCTGTGTCAGTTCCGCGCCACTCCGCGGTCGAGTGTACATCGCGGCCTCCCCGCGGGCGATATGCTTGATCGTCCCGCGAAGAATCATCCGAAGTGTCGTCAGGTACTCCGACGGCACGCCATCGAACGTGAAGTGTTGGCCGATACCGACGACGGTTCCCGCCCCGACTTGCCAGCCGATGACGCTGTTCTCTCGGGGGACGTCCGTCTCACCGACAGCGGCGCTCGCGAGAACCGTTCCACGCTTCGGGATCCGGCGTTCGTAGGCCACTCGAGGTGTCGATTCGCTACGGGACGGCTGCGTGTGAACGCGGTTTCCGTCACATGACTCGAACAGGTCGGCGTCGGCGAACCGCGAACCGACCAGGAACCCCGCCGGGCGCTGCCCCCACTTGTGGACTGGTTTGTACGTCTCGTCGATGAGGTCCGGCGGCTGCGGATCGATCCCCAACTCCTCGACGGTCGTGACTCCGTGTAGACTCAACAGAAGTCCGCCGCCCCCGTCGAGATACGCCATCAATGCGTCGACCGCACCGGAAGGGAACGTTTCGTCCGCGAAAGAGAGATCACGGTGCCACCAGAGCGCGTCGAACGACGACAGCGATTGTTCCGTCGGTAGATCCTCGAGTGAAACACAATCCACGCCCGCCATGTCCCGTACAGCTCGAAGCGCTGCGCACTGTTCGTCCGTCAATTCACCCGCGGTCAGAAACCCAAGGCTGGGAGAGTCTTTCGACTCTGAGTCCTCAGCTTGCATATCTATCACACGGTGTTTATAGTATAAAAGCATTTTGGCCTCTATTGAAATCCGAGCAAAGGAAGACCCTAGGTTCCGATTTCCATAGGGCAGATAACGATACCTGGGGTGTTTAAGTACTTAACGGGTGCAGCAGCTACTCCACACCGAGGGGCGGTCGGAATCGGGAGCAACACGCTCACGTAACCGATCGTTGCGAGCCAGGACGTTCGCTTATTCGTTGGGCGTCGGCTGGCCCTGGCGGACAGGCCAGTCTTGCACACTCGGTGTCTTCATGATCGCACTGTCGTTTGCGGGCCAGTTCCAGTTCTCGGTGTTGTAGTACTCAGAGGCGATGTACAGTGTCCATGGTCCCCAAGAAGCGTCCATCCAATTCCAGAACCACGCTAGCTGCTGGATGTGCGGCCGCTGTTCTTCCTTGCTCTGGCCTCGCGCGATCGCCTGGAGGCGTTCCCGGATGTTCATCTCTCGAGGCTCCCCGTCGGGCTCACCGATCGGCGGAACCTCGACGATGAACTCGCTGGTACCCTCCCCGTTCCACTCCGAGACGGAGGGTACGCCGAGTGGGTACGCGGTCACCCACGCCTCGTTGACGAGGTGGTTCTGGAATCCCTCGTACGGAAGCGGTGCGGACTGGCCGACCCACCAGTTAGTGAGATCGTAGTCCCGCTCGGGGATCGTCTGTCCGAAGTACGTGGTATCCTCGACGATGATCGCTTCGGTCTCGATACCGAAGTCGCTCAGGATCCGCGACGCAGTTTCCGTCCGATTGCTGTGGAAACCGGCGTCCCTGAACGTGAGCGTGAACTGCTCGCCGTCGGGCTTGTACCACGTACCGTTCTCCTGGGTGAACCCTTCGTCCCGAAGGAGTTCTGTAGCTCGTTCGGTCCCGCCGTCGAACTGCATGAACTGACCTTTGACGTCTCCGAGCCACTCATCGATGAGCGGCTGTGACATTCCCGCGGACAGATCGACGCGCTCCTTGTTCACGTCCGAGAGTGGCAGGTTCTGCATCAGCGTGTCATGGCTCGCTTGCAGCACGTTCGAGAGCGCCCACCGGACCTGCTGGTTGTCGAGAGGCTCGCGGCGGCAGTTGAATGAGATCGACTCGCCGCTATGGCTGTAGAACCTGACGGACTCGTAGTTGTCCGGGATCTGGTCTGCCTGTGCCGAGTTGAACGCCACGTTGTGAAGCGCATCTACCTCGTTATTGCGCAGCGATCGGAGCTTCTCCTGAGGCCCCTGGAGCGGCAGCGCCTCCATCGTATCGAACGCGATGTCGTCCGCCGTGATGTGAGGGTTCTGGTAGTCCTCGTACTTCTCTAGGAGGAGCTGGTTTGCCGTCGCCTCCGACGGCATAAACGGCCCGTTCCCGAGCCCTTTCTCACGGGCCTCGTTGAGAGAAACGTTCCATTCGGCGAGTTCTTGGAGGATCGCACTCTGGTCTTCGTCAGACCCAGCATCTTCCATGCGCTCGAGATAGTCCCTGAAGACGTCGAATTTGAATGTCCAGTTGGTCGGGGCGTCGCCCATCCCGAACAGCGCGTTCTCGAACAGTTGAGTGTCGATCTTCTCTGCGAGCGTCATCTCGACGCTGTATTCGCCCGTCTGCTCGACATCGTCGAGAAAGTCCCAGACGGCGTCGTTGTTCACGTTCCGCCAGCGCATTTGGCCCACGAAGTCTTCGGCCGTGTACGCGTCTCCGTTGAACCACGTATACGTATCAGACAGGTCGAACTGAACAGTCGCCCCAGACTGGACCGTCGACGGGTATTCCCAGTTCTCGACGAGTAGTGGCACCCATTCTTCCTCGTCGGCATGCCATCGCGCGCCTTGCTCGAAGATGATCTTGTTCAAGACGCCGGGAGTCTGCTGTCCGAAGGGGTTGTAGTTGATCTGATCCGGCTGGTTGGCCATCTCGACTCGGAGTCGATCCGAACCTGTCTCGTTCCCGTATCCGAAACAGCCAGCGATTGATGCAACACCGGCGCCTGCGATACCTTTCAGCACCCGTCGACGACGAGGGCGCACACGCTCCCTACCGTCATCTGAGTTACCATCTACCATACACGTATGCGATACTGGTTCATACTACTTATAATTTGGTCTGGTGACCAGATATCCAGACGCCCGCGTTCGGTACGCAGATCTGGTTTCCCGGCGAGAACGAGACTGGTCAGCAATATTCACTACGGCTGTGAATCAATGTGATGGTTACTGGACAATCTCCTTCCTCGGGTGAGTGAACTTCTCACGGTCCGGCGCATATCGGAACGTACAGCGCCCGAAGACCGATTCTAACCTTCATCATAATCAAGGTTGATTATGTATCGTGTAGAATGGGTGTATTCACTGTCTCGGGAAAACTCCTCGGTACGGCGAGAAAAATCGTTCCGGTCCTGGCGAGTGGTTACAGAGGTACAATTGTAAACAGCGTCGGCGGTTTCCTAGCACCGGAGAACAAAAATCACTGCGTGCTATCAAGGAATCGTGCTACGGAAGGTGCTGGCAGAGCGATGACCTCTCTGTCTCAACGAGTGACAACGCTTTTATTTCTCTTGTCTGAAACGGACACCTATGAAGACATTCACTGATCGATTCTGGGATCGCGTGCGTGGGTACGAACTGGTACTTCGTCTTTTCTTCGTCGCCGACGTACTGTTCCTCGTGCTCGCACTTGTAGCGTACCCGATCGTCGAATCAGGATCGGCTGCCCACGTCTTAGTTGTCCTCGACTTGCTCATCTTTGTCGTTCTATTAATGCCTCTGGCATATCTTTTGTATCAGTGTCGAAAGCGACGAGCTGAGGAAGAGATGTTGTAAAGTTCCTCTCTAACTTTCCCGGAGGCCGCTACCCAACTGGCTCCCGTCCGATGTGGGACACGAAAAGCGGTATTGTCGACCAACCTTTTGACTTTACTGTAACTGTGACACTATTTCTGCTGTAATTCTGGACGGGGCTTCGGCGACAATCGCGAGAGGCAAATCGACCTACTTAAGTCCCATTGTATTCAGTCAAGCAAATCATTTCATATTTATATAGATACTATTGCAATTGTTGTATTTCATCGATAGCGTATCTGTTTTACAATGGCTTCCGTACGAATAGGTTCATAGTTCATGAGAACACTCCGTCAGTGTGTATATTGTAATTGGTAGTTATATAAATAAAGAACGAGCATTAATTCAGGTACTCTAGCCTGTTTCTCTCTCTAATTTTCCAACCGCTGTCCATTTAGTTTCCAATGGGAATACAACCCTTCCTACGTTTTCACAGGTAATCAGAATTAAGTTGTTTCAACCGTAGTACTCGTGATCACTTAGGGCTATTTACAGAAGTCGTGACCGCTACTCTCCTATCAGTCGTAGCGCTCGTACGGCCATTCGGTTTCAGCAAAATCTCTGCAGAATCTTCAAACGAGTGCGAAGCACTCTTTTCAACTTGCGGAAAATCCATTCCGCTTGGCTTCGATGAAAAGCACTCCTCTTTAGAAGTCCGTCGTCGTCCCGCTCGCTCACTTCGTTCGCTCACGGCTGTAGCGGTGATCTCTCTACCTCCTGAATCGGTCTGAGCGATGTCGAAGCAAATACGTGGAACGATTAGATTTCGTGAAACGACGGTCCAACAGTTGGTGACTACTACTGCTGACAACCTATCCGGAATCAAACAGATCGAAAAAACTTTCTCGAAACACACCACAGGGATGTTTAGCTCGAGCAATCGACCTTGGATGAGACACACAACTGCCAGACGCAACTCAAACGAACCACCGATGTGGTCACGGACTGCAGTCTACCAAGCCTCCAGAGCAGATCATTGAAAGAGGGTTTCTTTCCACGATATTCTGATCCCCTTCTGCGCTAAGGTTCCTTGCAGCTAGATTCTATTATCGGAAAGGCCCTCTGAGATTGATCTTGCCACTCGATTAGTGTCCCAGCTGCCTGCAGGTCGTGATCCGTAGATCCGCTAGACTCTGCGACCTTTCGAGAGCCGAACTCAGATAGGTAGCAGAGCCCTCAGGAGCCAACTCGTTCCCTTACCGATTATTTCCGTTCGCCCCCTTGTTCGATCCGCCCGAGGGAAGAAAGTGGCCGTCATTAAGTTCGCTGACGACCCGTGTTTCAGTCCCCTCGAGTTGTAGCTTCAGACTCGGCGCCAGCGTCCCACCGAACAGTTCCTTCTGCTCTTCGGGGGGCAGATGGCCGACCTCGTCAAGGCCGATCTCGCCCCGAGACGTATCGTCGAGTCCGCGGAAGTTCTCGAAGCTTTCGATCAGCACGTCGTTCCCGTGGGGCATCGCCAGCCACGAATACGCCTGGAAGGGAGCCGACTCGGGGTTTGCGAGGACCAGTCCGCTCCCGTTGAGCGGTTCGTACTCACCGTAGAGCGAATCGCTCACGAACCCGTACAGCGCGTCGGGACCGCTGAGGCCGGGAGCGAACGTAAACTTGTGGCTGAGGACGAACAGATACCACTTTCCGTTATTGAAGACGTAATGCGGGCGTTCCAACTGTTGGTTGACCTCGATCGCCTCCAGGTTAGGCGGGAGGAGCTCCCACTCGGTGAGTTCGTCGTTGGTCGCTCGCATTACGCCAACGTTCCCGTTGTAGCTTTGCGGATCATCCGGGCTATCGCCTTCCGTGGGCGTGTTCCCCTCGAACACGACGAGATCCTCGCCAGTCTCGGGATGCTCGAAGTACCACGGGTCACGGAACGCGTAGACGATGCCCTGCTCCCGGGACTGCTCTAGGGTCTGATAGAGGTCCCCGTCGGCTTCACCGATGATAACGTGCTCCTGGTCACCGGTCAGCTCGACGCCGTGCGGACTGGTCCGGAGGGACGCGCCCTTGCCGAGTGCGAGTCGCTGGCGGAACTCCGGTTCCGGGCTGGTCGCTGTGTAGAAGTGGTAAATCTGGTCCTCGCTCTGATCGTACATCGCAGAGCCGGCCCACTGGTGGTGCCCAAGCGGGTTCTCGAAGGCCGTCCCGCCCTCCTGCCAGTCATGACCATTCCGGGAATAGAAGTAGCGAATCGTCGCTTCATTGTGCCGAGCACCCGGCACGAGGTCCTTTGACGCCGTGAGGGAGAAGACGACCTGCCAGCCGTTGATCTTTGCAATCGAGCCGTCGCGGTATCGAAGCGGCCAGGTGTCCCAGATCCAGTAATCGTCCGAGATTACGTCGGAGTTCTCATTGATGACCGGAGCAGTCGTATCGTCTGTAAGTTCGATACTGTTTGCGTGTTCGCGAGTCCACTGGCTCGCTTCACCTGTCTCGAGAGCGGCTCCGGAGCCAGTCCCAAACGGTAGCGCGAGACCGGCCGCACCAATTGCGCCAGTTGTTTTGAGTATACTGCGCCTGCTTAGCTCAATATTAGCACTCTTATCTACCATCGCATCTGAGTATTAACTTCTATAGTACTAAAAGATTTCTGGATGGATGAACCATGGAGTATGATCATTATATAATTAACTTACATGAATCTACACAGCTATAGCTTATATTTTAGCTATTCAAAATATTATTTAGATATCAAAACTAAATGCCAAATATGTGTGTTAGCGAACATCATTGAGCACACTAGACTTATATAACTACCTCGTTATAGCATGGATTATGGACGGTAGAGATCTTAGAACAGCTCTTAAGCGATTCGGACTCTCTGAGAAGGAAGTAGCAGCATACCTCACCTCCATCGGGCATGGTAAAATTAAGATGAGCGATTTAGCTGATGAAGCAGACATTTCAGTTCGACATGCGTACAAGGTCGCCGATCGACTTGAACAGCGGGGTCTCATAGTCGTCAATGACCATACTACACCGACAACATTGAATGCAATCCACCCTTCTGAGGCAATATCTCAATTGAAGGAAAACCTATCAACAATTGAATCAGAACTTATCACACGTTTCAAAGAGGCTTCGTTCGAGTCGAAGACAGAGGTCTACAAATCTAAACCAACCCTTTTCAAACGTCTCCGGGAGAGTATTTTGAAAGCAGAAAATGAGATTTTATTATCGCTTCCAGTCGAAGCGGTGCCTGACATTGCTGATGACCTACGAAGAGCGCTTGACCGAGGTGTATTTATCCTTCTGTTAGTGACTAATACAAAAACAGCAGTCTCTAGAGACAGTACAATCGCATCCGTTATGCGTATATCTGAAGGTGATTTTCCTGCGATGATGTGTGTTGACCGTAGGGATGGAATTTTTTCACCGCCAGACCTGCTCCGCCATGCCTATTCATCTAAGCAAGGTATCTCTCTTCAACAAAACTCCTTCATACCAATTCTAATCAGTGCCTTTCTAGGTAACTTCTGGGGTGCAGGATACGAAGCCTACATTAGTCGGCCGAATAATCTTCCCCAAGAATACACCGCGTTTTGTCACGCAGTAGTAGATGCTACGTGCAAATTGAGGCAAAATACAGAACTCTACGCAGAAATAAAAGCTCGAGCTGTGTCTGTTGGTGACGGATTTGAAACCATTCGTGGACAAGTCACTAATGTACAACAGTCAATCATTGCCCCAGAGTCAAGTTCTCGTGCTATCAAAAATACTCTTTTTATAGAGAGCGAGGATACTGTAGTATCTATTGGTGGGCCAGGAGCATTTATGGAAGATTTTGAAGCAAAGATGATTAGGTTATCCACAGATGTAGGAACTAGGTGAACGGAATCACTCAGTTGATCCCTTCTCAGTCTCAGGTGGAAACTTGTAGCGAAATTCTTCAGTCGTAGCTGTGATAGTGGTCAGCCATTACCTGTATTTCATATCTTGTTCAACCCTCAATAGGTAAACTCTCTACATTGAAATCTTTGAGACGAGAGCACATTTATAATATATCCTATATTAAGGCCCATAATGCCGCTGGAGGAGATAGCGTGTTTACACTCGTACTAATGTAAATAAGTCGTATATAGGGATCGGGGTGGAAATGATAGTATTTTATGTTGTTTTCACTATCATATCTATACCTTATTTCTATCTATCTATAAAGTAATTTTAGATGGGCACATAATAGCTGGAGTTCATCGCTAGTTAGATATTGAAGTACAGTATCAAACATACACTCGTAACCAAGTTAATTTCCTATGCTTAGGAGGGGACCAGTCACTCTTGGATCGTAACGTCTCGAACCCTCTACGCACGCGTGAACAACAAAGCAATCTTCGATCAGTCATTCTAGCAGTGGCGGCGGCGAGTAGGCGAGATATTCCTCAGTTCGCGGAGGATGAGCTGTGGGACTGGAAGGTCGTCATCCAGCGTTCCGGTGGGAAGACGAGCCCATCATCAGAATGCTCTATGGCCAGACCGGGCAAATCACGACTCACGGCCAAAGATAACGATGCTGTGTACAGCAGAATTGCTACGATGTGCTTCTTCGTCGTATCGAGCTCATCCCGCTCGTACTGTATTGGTAGGAGAAGATACCGGCTGCCCAAACGCTGAAAAGTGAATTACAAAAAATCACGTACTGCGTTCTCGGACGCGGTCAGCCCACATAGTACCAGGTGAGATCTGCGATCACGGTAAACTGTGCTCAAGCAGGTCCGATGCGGTCGACTCGAGTTCGCCAGCGCTGGCTGTTGCGGTGACGAAATCATAACTATAACTATAGTTAATCTATAGAAATTTACTTACCGCTCGGCAACTATTTTCCACTAAGCATGAACGAAGGATCATACTCTAGAGAGCCGTCACGCGAACCCGAACTGCGAACAATTCTGCTCGGCGTTGGCGGGCGTGATGACTCCCGTGTCGACGCACTCGTGGATGTCGTCAAAGAAGTAGCCTCCAGTAACACCACGGTAATCATCGTCCACGTTTTCGATACGGATTCCTACAAAGAAACGGTCAAGCAGGTAGCGAATACGGAGGACGAACACATCGAACCTGACGAACTAGCTGCTCAGATGAGCACTACCGAGGAGATTACTGGCCGCCTGAAAGCTGATTCGATCGACTACGAGGCTCGCGCGACAACCGGCAGAAAGGGAGACGGGGTTGTCGAGATCGCCAAGGAGGTCGACGCTGATCGCGTGATCATCGGCGGCCGGCAACGCTCTCCCGCCGGAAAGGCACTCTTCGGGAGCACGGCACAGAAAGTCATGCTGAACGCGCCCTGTCCGGTCACGTTCGTCCGCGATCGAAAGTGAGATCGCGATTCTCCTGACGCGCCCGTATTGCGGACCAGGTATCACGGCTCCGAAACCGTATTCATCGCTGTTATCCGACTGAGTTTCCGATCAGCAGAGGCAGAGACAGAGGATGCTCGGTACGTCCCGAACAAATCGATTAGCCAGTGACAGGTCACGACCGCACGAGTGCACATCGCCCAGAAACGCTGGTGCTGACGCCGTTTCGAGATCGACCCGGTTAGTCGTCCGATTTCACGGTGCTAGAGCGCTCGGCTTTCTTGCCGATGGTCGTCTCGCGCAGATTGGATTCGATCTCCTCGAGCGATCGGCCCTTCGTTTCGGGGACAAGCTGGTAACAGAAGACCAGTGCGATGAAACAGAGCCCGCCGTAGAGCCAGAATGTGCCCGTCTGGTCGAAGACGTCGACTAGACGGAGGAACGTCAGCGACACGATCAGGTTCGCAGCCCAGTTGAGGACCGTAACGGTCCCCATCGCGGTTCCGCGGACCTGCATCGGATAGATCTCGGAGATCAGCAGCCAGAACGCCGGTCCGAGTCCGATTGCGAAGAACGCGACGTACAGCATCAGGCTCCCGGTCGCGACCCAGCCGATGATGCCCGAGAGGCCGGGTAGGAAGAACGCGAAGCCGAGGATGGCGAGCATCAAGGTCATTCCGCTGAGTCCGCTCAGCAACAGCGGTCGGCGTCCAACCCGGTCAATGAGGAGGACGGCAACAATGGTCATCACGACGTTGACAACGCCGATTCCGGCAGTCACGAGAATCGAAGCGGTGTCTTCGAAGCTAGTGGACTCGAGGATCGTCGAAGCGTAGTAGATGACCGTGTTGATGCCGGTCACTTGCTGGAATACCGCCAGTCCGACGCCGACGATCAGCATCGGGCGGACCCACGGCTGGAACAGATCACGAAACGAACTGGACTCGACCTGGACCGTTTCTTTGATTTCGCTGAGTTCGGTACCGACCTGGCTTTCGACGCGGGTTCGGGACAGGACCTCGCGGGCATCCGTCTCACGGCCCTGTTCGTAGAGCCAGCGCGGACTTTCCGGCATGAAGAGCATCCCGACGAATAGGACGGCTGCAGGGACCATTCCGAGACCGAGCATCCAGCGCCATTCACCACCGCCGGCGAACGCGAGATTCACCAGATACGCGATGAGGATACCGCTTCTAATGGTTAACTGGTTCAGCGAGACCAGCGATCCCCGTATCTTCGGGGGCGAGATTTCGGAGATATAGAGTGGACCGACTACCGACGCGAAGCCGATCCCGACCCCGTCAAGGATGCGGCCGACAATTAGTATTTCGACGGTCGGTGCGATCGCCATGATGAGCGAGCCGACGAAGAAGACGACTGTGCTGACGAGGATGAGTCGGCGTCGGCCGAGCCGGTCGGCGAGACGACCGCCGAGTGCTGCGCCGATGATTGCGCCGACCATTCCCCCACTGACGACCACCCCTTCGACGTAGGACGGATTCATCGTATAGCCGAACACTGTGGTGAGTTCGAACGCATCCCGAATGTAGAGCATTGCACCGGAGATAACCCCGGTTCGAAGCCGAATAGTAATCCGTTCAGTGCGGCTAACGCCGCGACTACGTAAATAAACGTGTTCTGTCCGTCGGCAGTATCTGTGTGTGATGTCGGCATGGATGAGTGCTATAACTATTTATCCAGATTAGAGTTAATGATTTTTGCTCCGAAGGAGGATGCGATAGTTATCTCGAGGTGCACGGTGTCTGTAGATAGATATCGGCGGTCCACACCCCGGGTCACCTTCGCACTTGCTCGCGTTTCACCGTTGACGGTTGTTCGCGAACGCTTCGCGCCGTGCACTCTCTCTTCGCAGTGAGTCGCAGGCGCTGTTTCGTTACGCGTGAAAAGTGAGGCGGCACGATTTTGTGGTATCCTTGCCAAAAATCGCCCACCTCAGCGGGTATCGCGACTGGATCGATTTGAGTTTTGTAGAGCGAGAGCGGACACCGCGTCAACTGATCGTGCTCGGTATTCAACTCCATCTTGCGGCACTGTCTAGTTGAGCCAGTTTGAGAAGTGAGCAGGTCGTAATATTGAGTTGGTTGCGGGAGACAACAGCGATTCTCGCTGAATTAGGCGTTGAACGCTCTCACGGAGCGGTTTAGAACGGGGTACATCGGCTGGCTGACAGCGAACACGACCCGCCGACGTCCACGAGAGCGAAGCTCTCGTGCGGCCTCTTGGAGCGCAAAGCGCTCCAATGGTCGGCGAATCGAAGATTCGCCTCGACAGCAGAACGCGGAGCGTTCTGCGGACGGCGTCGCCGTCGCGGGTCGCTGTCGATGAAACTACTGTCAAGATTAACGGCGAGTGGTCTTGGTTGTACGCTGCAATAGACATCGAGACAAAACTGATTCTCGACGTCGCGCTGTTTCGTCGACATAGAACTGATCCGGCGGCGGCGTTTCTGCAGAAACTCCGCGAGAAACACGATCTCTCCGAGACTGAGTTTCTCGTCGATCAATTTGGCTATCGGCTGCCCTCTCCCGAGTCGGACTGAGCGGTCGGGTTAACTATACCGACCGAAACCGCATCGAACAGTGGTTTCACACGCTCAAAATGAGAACCGACCGCTTCCCTAATTCGTGGGTGGGCAGTCGGGCGAGCGGCCGAGAGTGGCTTGAACAGTTCGTGCATTACTACAACCACCAAAGACCGCATCAAGCTCTCGACGGAAACGTGCCAGTCGAGGAGGTGCAGAACTAGACAGTGCCTATCTGTCGATGTTGTCACTTTCGCATACTGTGTCAGTCTTAGAGAAATCCGGTGTCAAACGGACAAGATCGACGATCCATAATTGGGTGCAGAAAGCCGATCTACAGAGTCTATGGTTAAATTGCCGGTCGATCAGTGCATCATGGTCCGACTGACGAGTGTAAACCCTGCTGCGACAGCGAGGAATCCAATAACTGTCGTCATATTAATCGTCTGATTGAGAACCAAGACCGATACGACTGTTGCTGCAACTGGTTCCAGATACGCCACGAGTGTCGTTTCTGTCGCTCCAACTTGACGCACTAACCGGAAGTACAGGAGGTAGCCACCAGCACCAGCAATTAATGTAATGTATATTAACGAAACA
Proteins encoded in this region:
- a CDS encoding glycoside hydrolase family 68 protein, coding for MVDKSANIELSRRSILKTTGAIGAAGLALPFGTGSGAALETGEASQWTREHANSIELTDDTTAPVINENSDVISDDYWIWDTWPLRYRDGSIAKINGWQVVFSLTASKDLVPGARHNEATIRYFYSRNGHDWQEGGTAFENPLGHHQWAGSAMYDQSEDQIYHFYTATSPEPEFRQRLALGKGASLRTSPHGVELTGDQEHVIIGEADGDLYQTLEQSREQGIVYAFRDPWYFEHPETGEDLVVFEGNTPTEGDSPDDPQSYNGNVGVMRATNDELTEWELLPPNLEAIEVNQQLERPHYVFNNGKWYLFVLSHKFTFAPGLSGPDALYGFVSDSLYGEYEPLNGSGLVLANPESAPFQAYSWLAMPHGNDVLIESFENFRGLDDTSRGEIGLDEVGHLPPEEQKELFGGTLAPSLKLQLEGTETRVVSELNDGHFLPSGGSNKGANGNNR
- a CDS encoding ABC transporter substrate-binding protein, whose amino-acid sequence is MANQPDQINYNPFGQQTPGVLNKIIFEQGARWHADEEEWVPLLVENWEYPSTVQSGATVQFDLSDTYTWFNGDAYTAEDFVGQMRWRNVNNDAVWDFLDDVEQTGEYSVEMTLAEKIDTQLFENALFGMGDAPTNWTFKFDVFRDYLERMEDAGSDEDQSAILQELAEWNVSLNEAREKGLGNGPFMPSEATANQLLLEKYEDYQNPHITADDIAFDTMEALPLQGPQEKLRSLRNNEVDALHNVAFNSAQADQIPDNYESVRFYSHSGESISFNCRREPLDNQQVRWALSNVLQASHDTLMQNLPLSDVNKERVDLSAGMSQPLIDEWLGDVKGQFMQFDGGTERATELLRDEGFTQENGTWYKPDGEQFTLTFRDAGFHSNRTETASRILSDFGIETEAIIVEDTTYFGQTIPERDYDLTNWWVGQSAPLPYEGFQNHLVNEAWVTAYPLGVPSVSEWNGEGTSEFIVEVPPIGEPDGEPREMNIRERLQAIARGQSKEEQRPHIQQLAWFWNWMDASWGPWTLYIASEYYNTENWNWPANDSAIMKTPSVQDWPVRQGQPTPNE
- a CDS encoding TrmB family transcriptional regulator sugar-binding domain-containing protein, with the protein product MDGRDLRTALKRFGLSEKEVAAYLTSIGHGKIKMSDLADEADISVRHAYKVADRLEQRGLIVVNDHTTPTTLNAIHPSEAISQLKENLSTIESELITRFKEASFESKTEVYKSKPTLFKRLRESILKAENEILLSLPVEAVPDIADDLRRALDRGVFILLLVTNTKTAVSRDSTIASVMRISEGDFPAMMCVDRRDGIFSPPDLLRHAYSSKQGISLQQNSFIPILISAFLGNFWGAGYEAYISRPNNLPQEYTAFCHAVVDATCKLRQNTELYAEIKARAVSVGDGFETIRGQVTNVQQSIIAPESSSRAIKNTLFIESEDTVVSIGGPGAFMEDFEAKMIRLSTDVGTR
- a CDS encoding glycoside hydrolase family 32 protein, with amino-acid sequence MSLHGVTTVEELGIDPQPPDLIDETYKPVHKWGQRPAGFLVGSRFADADLFESCDGNRVHTQPSRSESTPRVAYERRIPKRGTVLASAAVGETDVPRENSVIGWQVGAGTVVGIGQHFTFDGVPSEYLTTLRMILRGTIKHIARGEAAMYTRPRSGAELTQVRTEIDDDPHRPSYHFTPPANWMNDPNGLVKCNGEYHLFYQYNPAGPYHGSIHWGHAVSDDLVHWEDRPIALEPDAGGPDRHGCWSGCTVLDDDVPTFVYTGGDGHDQLPCLARAADDDLDTWQKSPQNPIITDPPERPQILANDDWNAEFRDHDVWKEDGTWYHLIGSGTEDAGGTALLYQSDDLLDWAYVGPILVGDRDEDGPIWECPELLDFGDLQLLQVSNYDKVAYFLGTFDGQTFNREDSGTLDHGNYYAAQSIPDGDGRYLSWGWIREDRSASAQWDAGWSGAMSVPRSLSLSSDGTLVVQPAEELTRLRGERETIDRQTLSPDDPSPCDGVSGDALEIQLELELDGADAFELVVACSDDSEERTSIRYTDGNRLIVDREHSSLSDAANSDPQSIDEVPQSDDGIVHLHVLVDASVIEVFVNDRTSVSSRIYPTRPDSTGVSLEAVGGAVELYSADMWSLESAFTDDSSAEATSNPEINLD
- a CDS encoding universal stress protein, encoding MNEGSYSREPSREPELRTILLGVGGRDDSRVDALVDVVKEVASSNTTVIIVHVFDTDSYKETVKQVANTEDEHIEPDELAAQMSTTEEITGRLKADSIDYEARATTGRKGDGVVEIAKEVDADRVIIGGRQRSPAGKALFGSTAQKVMLNAPCPVTFVRDRK